In the Bacillus sp. FJAT-42376 genome, TTCAATATGATAGTCTAGCATCTTAGAGTAATCCATTTTGTAAATATGGTCTCCTGACAGAATCAGAACATATTCAGGATCATACTGCTCTAAGTAGTTTAAATTTTGATAGATGGCGCTGGCTGTTCCTTTGTACCATTTTACCTCTGATGATTCTGCATACGGAGGAAGAACCGTTACCCCTCCATTTTTACGGTCCAGATCCCATGCACTGCCGATTCCAATGTAGGAGTGAAGAACCAGCGGCTGATATTGAGTCAATACCCCTACCGTGTCGATTCCTGAGTTTGTACAGTTACTTAAAGGAAAGTCTATTATTCTGTATTTCCCTCCGAATGGAACGGCCGGTTTTGCCAAATTTTTCGTTAACGAACTAAGACGGCTGCCTTTTCCCCCTGCCAGAAGCATTGCTACGCATTTCTTTTTCATTGTTGTTCTCCTTCCTCTTTTTAATTGCTCTCAGCAAGCTAAAACCAAATGGCGGAACCGTCATACTAATGCTGTACGGCTGGCCATGTAGTTCCTCATTTTCCGCTTTCAGCTCTTTATGATTGATTTGTCCGGAACCACCGAACTTTACGTCATCACTGTTCAATATTTCAACATACCGTGTATCAGCAGGTACCCCGATTTTATAATCATGGTACACGTCGCTTCGGAAGTTGCATACGGCAATTAGCAGTTCTCCATCCTTTAATCCTTTTCTCATAAAAGAATAGATGCTCTGCTCCGCATTATCTGCATCAATCCACTCGAATCCTTCTGGCGAATGATCCAGTTCAAATAGAGGACGCTGCTTTTTATACACATTAAGCAGCTCTTTAAAATAGACTCTGGTTTTACTGTGAAGCTCAAACTCTTCCAAAAACCAGTCAAGCTGTTCAAGGTCCTTCCACTCATCAAACTGTCCAAATTCCGCTCCCATAAACAGCAATTTTTTGCCGGGATGTGCAAGCATATATCCCATTAAAAGTCTCAGCTGTGCAAACTTTTGCCAATAGTCGCCCGGCATCTTATTCAGCAATGACTTTTTGCCGTAGACGACTTCATCATGAGAGAAAGGCAGAATAAAATTCTCATTAAAAGCGTACATGAATGAAAACGTCATTTTGTGATGAATGTGCCTGCGTTCGTGCTGATCCGTTTCCATGTATTCCAGGACATCGTTCATCCATCCCATATTCCATTTATAGTTAAAGCCCAGTCCTCCATCAGATACTGGTGCTGTTACAAGCGGCCAGTCTGTTGAATCTTCAGCAATCATGAGCACCTGCGGATCGTAGGCAAAAACCGTTTCGTTTAGTTTTTTCAAAAAGCTTACTGCATATGGATTTTCAAAAGCGGAATCCGTATTGGGCCAATAAAGCATATTCGCTACTGCATCAACCCTGAAACCATCAATATGATATTTCTCCAGCCAAAAAAGGGCATTAGAGATCAAGAAACTATGTACTTCCGGTTTGCCCAAGTCGAAATTGGCTGTACCCCAAACCTCATTCTCCCGGTCTTTATAATTTTCATATTCGTAAACCGGCTCACCGTCAAACATATAAAGCCCATGCGCATCCTTGCAAAAATGACCTGGAACCCAATCCATAATTACCCCGAGATCATTTTGGTGAAAGAGATCAATAAATGCCATAAACTCTTGCGGTGTTCCATATCTGCTCGTTGCAGCAAAGTAGCCGGTTCCCTGATAGCCCCAAGATCTGTCGTAAGGATGTTCTATGACGGGCATCAGTTCAATATGGGTAAAACCATGTTCCAAAACATAGGGTATAAGTTCTTCAGCAAGCTCTTTATACGTATATAAACTTCCATCCTCTTTCTTTTTCCAGGATGCCAGGTTCAGCTCGTAAATGAAAAATGGTTTTTGATATATATTTTTGGCCTTTTTCTTTTTCAGCCACTTCTGATCGTTCCATTTGTATCCGTTCAAATCCGCCACAACCGAAGCGGTATTTGGTTTCACCTCCGCATAAAAGGCAAACGGGTCCGCTTTAAGAAGCCTGGAACCATTTTTGGTGATTAGCTCATATTTATAAACATCTCCAAGCTTAATATCCGAAAAAAACCCAGACCAGATTCCCTGGCTGCTTATTTTTTCAAGGGCATGTCCTGTACCTTTCCACTCATTAAAATCCCCCGCAATTCTTACTTGTCTCGCATGCGGTGCCCAAACGGTGAATTGAACTCCTTTTACTCCATCAATGGTTTTTAAATGAGCGCCAAATTGATCAAAGCTCTTGAACAAATTTCCTTCATGAAACAAATGAACTTCGAATTCTGTAGGACTAGCAATCATCCAGAACGAACCCTCCCCGCTTTTTAGGGTGTATCCCAATCTATATACCCCTATTTATACTTTTTAATTCACTTTTTCAAAAAAAAAACCTTTTATGCAAGCGTTTTTATATTTAGACATAATCCAACAAAAAAAAATGCATGTGAATAAATTGTTATTTCTATAAATAAATGTACAAGAAGAATAAAATAAATTGAGAAAAAACCTTTATTAAATAAAGGTTTAGGAATAACCAGAAAATATATCCATTATTCTAAGAACATAGTATACTGAAAAATTTGTCGAATGTTTTTTTTAAAAGTTCCCGTGCAAAATGAGATTTCATGGAGAAGAAAGAAGGAATGTCCTCCTTCTATTAAATACATAAGGAGAATTTTGTCAGTAAATTGATTCGTTCATCATAGATTGAATCGGTAAAGATGAATGACAGAAAAAGACTTCTTCTGAAAAATGGTTGCCCACAGCATCTGTATGTTATATATTTTCAAAAACAGCATGAGGAGGTTTTCATTTGCTTTCATTGGAAGAACCGAATATGAAATATAGAGATGCATATATGGATTTTTACAAGGAGTGGAAAGAATCCGGAGAAAAAATTGTCCCTTGGATAGCGGCGAGAGACCCAGTCAATTTTTCAGCATATCTTCAATATATGGAATCGGAAAAAATCGAAGGAAACATTTCGCCTCATTTTGTACCTCACTCCACGTACTGGCTTATTGATGAAGCAGGGAAAGTTGTAGGTTCAGTGAATGTAAGGCATAGATTAAACGATTCTTTATTACAGCGCGGCGGGCATATCGGCTATGGAATCAGGCCCTCAGAAAGAGAAAAAGGATATGCTGCTGCTATTTTAACTTACGCTCTGGAAAAGACGAGGGAATTGGGGATTACGGAAGTACTAGTGACATGTGACCAAAAAAATATCGCCTCTGAGAAAACCATTATTAAAAACGGCGGACAGTTCGATTCATTATTTACAGACGAAGATGGCAGCATTGTAAAACGGTTTTGGATTAAAAATGAATAGTTTACACGGGAAAACAAACAGATTGTAAAACCATATGTCACTCTCACCCCAGTCAAAAGGTAAATAGGAATAGGCAGACGATACTGTCAGAGCTTTTCGTCAAGAGAAAACCATAGAAAAAAACGCTGCGATAACGCAGCGTTTTTATTATGACCCGTACGGGATTCGAACCCGTGTTACCGCCGTGAAAGGGCGGTGTCTTAACCGCTTGACCAACGGGCCATTATGAATGGCGGAGAAGGAGGGATTTGAACCCTCGCGCCGCTTACGCGACCTACACCCTTAGCAGGGGCGCCTCTTCAGCCACTTGAGTACTTCCCCGTATATAAATAGATGATCTGTGAAGGAATTCTCACAAATCTGCCTGAATCTATAAATTTAAATGGCTCCGCAGGCAGGACTCGAACCTGCGACCGATCGGTTAACAGCCGATAGCTCTACCACTGAGCTACTGCGGAATAAAATGGGCCTGAATGGACTCGAACCATCGACCTCACGCTTATCAGGCGTGCGCTCTAACCAGCTGAGCTACAGGCCCATATTCAAATTGAAATGGAGCGGGTGATGGGAATCGAACCCACTACATCAGCTTGGAAGGCTGAGGTTTTACCAGTAAACTACACCCGCAAATATGGGGCGACTGATGGGAATCGAACCCACGAATGTCGGAACCACAATCCGATGCGTTAACCACTTCGCCACAATCGCCAATATACAATAATAAATGGTGGCTTGGGACGGAATCGAACCGCCGACACATGGATTTTCAGTCCATTGCTCTACCGACTGAGCTACCAAGCCATTATGTTATGTATCACTTGCACCATCGAATAAATCTCAGAATCATTATTCATTCTTATATGCTCCGGTGCTTATGAGCTGCTTAAGCCCCTTGCTTTTAATTAAGGTATCATATGTATCATCTAAAAACAAATGGCGGTCCGGACGGGACTCGAACCCGCGACCTCCTGCGTGACAGGCAGGCATTCTAACCAACTGAACTACCGGACCATTTTGGTTGCGGGGACAGGATTTGAACCTGCGACCTTCGGGTTATGAGCCCGACGAGCTACCAGACTGCTCCACCCCGCGACAATAAGAAATATAAAGTTTATTCATGCTCCCAGACAGCTGACTGTCCTCGCTTCAGGAAGTAGAATTTTAAAAATGGAGGAGGAAGAGGGATTCGAACCCCCGCGGGGTTTGACCCCCCTGTCGGTTTTCAAGACCGATCCCTTCAGCCAGACTTGGGTATTCCTCCGGGTAATAGAAATGGTGGACCTTGTAGGACTCGAACCTACGACCGGACGGTTATGAGCCGTCTGCTCTAACCAGCTGAGCTAAAGGTCCTATATGGTAGCGGCGGAGGGGATCGAACCCACGACCTCACGGGTATGAACCGTACGCTCTAGCCAGCTGAGCTACGCCGCCATATAGATGATTAAATAAATATTGGTGGAGCCTAGCGGGATCGAACCGCTGACCTCCTGCGTGCAAGGCAGGCGCTCTCCCAGCTGAGCTAAGGCCCCAATATGTATGGATGGTCGGGAAGACAGGATTCGAACCTGCGACCCCTTGGTCCCAAACCAAGTGCTCTACCAAGCTGAGCTACTTCCCGATAAATGGCGCGCCCGAGAGGAGTCGAACCCCTAACCTTTTGATCCGTAGTCAAACGCTCTATCCAATTGAGCTACGGGCGCATTATAATTAAAGTGCCGAGGACCGGGATCGAACCGGTACGGTAGTCACCTACCGCAGGATTTTAAGTCCTGTGCGTCTGCCAATTCCGCCACCCCGGCATTATGGGATTGGAGCGGAAGACGGGATTCGAACCCGCGACCCCCACCTTGGCAAGGTGGTGTTCTACCACTGAACTACTTCCGCAAAATCAAGATGCGGGTGAAGGGAGTCGAACCCCCACGCCCGAAGGCGCTAGATCCTAAGTCTAGTGCGTCTGCCAGTTCCGCCACACCCGCATATTAAATTAAATGGTGAGCCATGAAGGACTCGAACCTTCGACCCTCTGATTAAAAGTCAGATGCTCTACCGACTGAGCTAATGGCTCCTTGGTTTGCCTACACTCTGAAGTTTGCAGGACGCCCAAATCTCAGAAAGCTTATTCAAGCAGCGGCTCCATTTGGGCGCTGGTGTTTCGCTTCGAAGATTATTCGAACGTGCTCTGCCGACTGAGCTAATTGAGCATACGGCCAAAGAAAATGGTGCCGGCAAGAGGACTTGAACCCCCAACCTACTGATTACAAGTCAGTTGCTCTACCAATTGAGCTACACCGGCAAGTGGTGGAGGATGACGGGATCGAACCGCCGACCCTCTGCTTGTAAGGCAGATGCTCTCCCAGCTGAGCTAATCCTCCGAAGTTAAAGCCGTCAAAGCTTTAACACATATGTATATGCCTGGCGGCGTCCTACTCTCACAGGGGGAAACCCCCAACTACCATCGGCGCTAAAGAGCTTAACTTCCGTGTTCGGTATGGGAACGGGTGTGACCTCTTTGCCATAGTCACCAAACATATTTCTTAAAAAAGCGACAAGATTTATTATATCTCTTTTCAGAAGAAAAACAAGATATTTTTCGATCTTTTTTTGCTCTTTCAAAACTAGATAACGATGTGCTTCACGAGTAGGGAAGCCTTACTTGAATAAAGGTTAAGTCCTCGACCGATTAGTATTCGTCAGCTGCACGTGTCGCCACGCTTCCACCTCGAACCTATCAACCTGATCATCTTTCAGGGGTCTTACTCAAATGATGGGAAATCTCATCTTGAGGGGGGCTTCATGCTTAGATGCTTTCAGCACTTATCCCGTCCGCACATAGCTACCCAGCGATGCCTTTGGCAAGACAACTGGTACACCAGCGGTGCGTCCATCCCGGTCCTCTCGTACTAAGGACAGCTCCTCTCAAATTTCCTGCGCCCGCGACGGATAGGGACCGAACTGTCTCACGACGTTCTGAACCCAGCTCGCGTACCGCTTTAATGGGCGAACAGCCCAACCCTTGGGACCGACTACAGCCCCAGGATGCGATGAGCCGACATCGAGGTGCCAAACCTCCCCGTCGATGTGGACTCTTGGGGGAGATAAGCCTGTTATCCCCGGGGTAGCTTTTATCCGTTGAGCGATGGCCCTTCCATGCGGAACCACCGGATCACTAAGCCCGACTTTCGTCCCTGCTCGACTTGTAGGTCTCGCAGTCAAGCTCCCTTGTGCCTTTACACTCTGCGAATGATTTCCAACCATTCTGAGGGAACCTTTGGGCGCCTCCGTTACATTTTAGGAGGCGACCGCCCCAGTCAAACTGCCCGCCTGACACTGTCTCCCGGCCCGATCAGGGCCGCGGGTTAGAAGTTCAACACAGCCAGGGTAGTATCCCACCGATGCCTCCACCGAAGCTGGCGCTCCGGTTTCCAAGGCTCCTACCTATCCTGTACAAGCTGTGCCAAAATTCAATATCAGGCTGCAGTAAAGCTCCACGGGGTCTTTCCGTCCTGTCGCGGGTAACCTGCATCTTCACAGGTACTATAATTTCACCGAGTCTCTCGTTGAGACAGTGCCCAGATCGTTACGCCTTTCGTGCGGGTCGGAACTTACCCGACAAGGAATTTCGCTACCTTAGGACCGTTATAGTTACGGCCGCCGTTTACTGGGGCTTCAATTCAAAGCTTCGCTTGCGCTAACCTCTCCTCTTAACCTTCCAGCACCGGGCAGGCGTCAGCCCCTATACTTCGCCTTGCGGCTTCGCAGAGACCTGTGTTTTTGCTAAACAGTCGCCTGGGCCTATTCACTGCGGCTCTTCAAGGCTATTCACCCTAAAGAGCACCCCTTCTCCCGAAGTTACGGGGTCATTTTGCCGAGTTCCTTAACGAGAGTTCTCTCGATCACCTTAGGATTCTCTCCTCGCCTACCTGTGTCGGTTTGCGGTACGGGCACCATTTTCCTCGCTAGAAGCTTTTCTAGGCAGTGTGGAATCAGGAACTTCGGTACTTAATTTCCCTCGCCATCACAGCTCAGCCTTAACCAAGGGACGGATTTGCCTATCCCTTGAGCCTACCTGCTTGGACGCGCATATCCAACAGCGCGCTTACCCTATCCTCCTGCGTCCCTCCATTGCTCAAACGGAAAAGAGGTGGTACAGGAATCTCAACCTGTTGTCCATCGCCTACGCCTTTCGGCCTCGGCTTAGGTCCCGACTAACCCTGAGCGGACGAGCCTTCCTCAGGAAACCTTAGGCATTCGGTGGAGGGGATTCTCACCCCTCTTTCGCTACTCATACCGGCATTCTCACTTCTAAGCGCTCCACCAGTCCTTCCGGTCTGGCTTCACAGCCCTTAGAACGCTCTCCTACCACTGTTCTGAAAGAACAGTCCACAGCTTCGGTGATCCGTTTAGCCCCGGTACATTTTCGGCGCAGGGTCACTCGACCAGTGAGCTATTACGCACTCTTTAAATGGTGGCTGCTTCTAAGCCAACATCCTGGTTGTCTAAGCAACCCCACATCCTTTTCCACTTAACGGATACTTGGGGACCTTAGCTGGTGGTCTGGGCTGTTTCCCTTTTGACTACGGATCTTATCACTCGCAGTCTGACTCCCATAGATAAGTCTTTGGCATTCGGAGTTTGACTGAATTCGGTAACCCGATGAGGGCCCCTAGTCCAATCAGTGCTCTACCTCCAAGACTCTTGCTATGAGGCTAGCCCTAAAGCTATTTCGGAGAGAACCAGCTATCTCCAGGTTCGATTGGAATTTCTCCGCTACCCACACCTCATCCCCGCACTTTTCAACGTGCGTGGGTTCGGGCCTCCATTCAGTGTTACCTGAACTTCACCCTGGACATGGGTAGATCACCTGGTTTCGGGTCTACGACCACGTACTCATTCGCCCTATTCAGACTCGCTTTCGCTGCGGCTCCGTCTCTTCAACTTAACCTTGCACGTAATCGTAACTCGCCGGTTCATTCTACAAAAGGCACGCCATCACCCGTTAACGGGCTCTGACTACTTGTAGGCACACGGTTTCAGGATCTGTTTCACTCCCCTTCCGGGGTGCTTTTCACCTTTCCCTCACGGTACTGGTTCACTATCGGTCACTAGGGAGTATTTAGCCTTGGGAGATGGTCCTCCCGGATTCCGACGGGATTTCTCGTGTCCCGCCGTACTCAGGATCCACTCAGGAGGGAACGAAGTTTCGATTACAGGGCTGTTACCTTCTCTGGCGGGCCTTTCCAGACCGCTTCGCCTACCCCGTTCCTTTGTAACTCCGTGTTGAGTGTCCTACAACCCCAGAAGGCAAGCCTTCTGGTTTGGGCTGATCCCGT is a window encoding:
- a CDS encoding GNAT family N-acetyltransferase — protein: MKYRDAYMDFYKEWKESGEKIVPWIAARDPVNFSAYLQYMESEKIEGNISPHFVPHSTYWLIDEAGKVVGSVNVRHRLNDSLLQRGGHIGYGIRPSEREKGYAAAILTYALEKTRELGITEVLVTCDQKNIASEKTIIKNGGQFDSLFTDEDGSIVKRFWIKNE
- the glgB gene encoding 1,4-alpha-glucan branching enzyme — encoded protein: MIASPTEFEVHLFHEGNLFKSFDQFGAHLKTIDGVKGVQFTVWAPHARQVRIAGDFNEWKGTGHALEKISSQGIWSGFFSDIKLGDVYKYELITKNGSRLLKADPFAFYAEVKPNTASVVADLNGYKWNDQKWLKKKKAKNIYQKPFFIYELNLASWKKKEDGSLYTYKELAEELIPYVLEHGFTHIELMPVIEHPYDRSWGYQGTGYFAATSRYGTPQEFMAFIDLFHQNDLGVIMDWVPGHFCKDAHGLYMFDGEPVYEYENYKDRENEVWGTANFDLGKPEVHSFLISNALFWLEKYHIDGFRVDAVANMLYWPNTDSAFENPYAVSFLKKLNETVFAYDPQVLMIAEDSTDWPLVTAPVSDGGLGFNYKWNMGWMNDVLEYMETDQHERRHIHHKMTFSFMYAFNENFILPFSHDEVVYGKKSLLNKMPGDYWQKFAQLRLLMGYMLAHPGKKLLFMGAEFGQFDEWKDLEQLDWFLEEFELHSKTRVYFKELLNVYKKQRPLFELDHSPEGFEWIDADNAEQSIYSFMRKGLKDGELLIAVCNFRSDVYHDYKIGVPADTRYVEILNSDDVKFGGSGQINHKELKAENEELHGQPYSISMTVPPFGFSLLRAIKKRKENNNEKEMRSNASGRGKRQPS